The following proteins come from a genomic window of Dysidea avara chromosome 12, odDysAvar1.4, whole genome shotgun sequence:
- the LOC136240143 gene encoding serine/threonine-protein kinase TAO3-like isoform X2, whose protein sequence is MSGFWSLLGYSSAQELCDSAKFSVIKNITITEIEIGRGSYGVIYKAIYGGKECVAKEIHHNLIVEDFNTVVGSFVKEIDILSTLRHPSIVHFLGVHFKEGLDVPILIMEKMWMNLTTLLSEKQSIPLVIKVGILKDVACGLKYLHSQEPPVIHRDLTANNILLNKNLDAKIADLGLSKAVEAIARQRMSTALGTLACMPPESLQRNPVYTANLDMFSFGCVIVHTVTQEFPTPTDLYESSEVNKNDFLKISELNRRKKYVDKMSEQYPSLTYLATACLKDSPEHRPNAETVHKWFEEYWKKRGTEESQLKALFDCYQLDRYSLISSLDSQSTKAEELQTTVELFRSEVQKLTHSTLSKDEKISSLQKRNNDQQVSIQSQQSEIDQLKSQCEKLSQQSNSEIVMNLSSMLRQEQEDMKEKQEEIKNLKIKLNNLEKSYTKLKRENEEAEHKIQQDDKLHSKKEAEFIQNIEVLSNEKKELCSQVQNYVADLQNMQKEVKELKGELQKTEHINKTIEITSVDKQPEAVENDELTTNDSVFPNEERKLQDQMQSMSAQVMQVQKENEELKSKLEQKEKEHHQFKEEVKEKLEFWKIKAETLTNKDAANELEAEKQKVDQEKEKLKQQLKAANELSNKCLTEFNKNVMEKQIASESYDQRVRQMHQCLTSLEKQRKEISELKQKLSNAKSISRLQLDEKSLRLSLMLPQLNACQQRLEVKDKELGDMQLQNENLQNLLEKVSKLHTTAQQELENYKVAYKEEAKLSQEVKFNSDVLLPADLQKCVREKEKEVTVLNETLQKYHEAKLQLQDKIKNLEKQIKSLTASYSKSSRQLESKLKEKSKFIETLEKKSSTGHYSHYHYSLHWSPYLSLPVRRIKPTAAVVKDKVFVTGGYQNVCPQGRELNSYLKFLERGNEVFCFHTTKCRCYSIASPVVLGGVASVNGQCVLVSGAEGNTLTGNVYVLCEEGSDEQWKKFSEPVPTPRILPCVCCYDERWMIVCGGCACKEGSNLLEAVNAVEILDTAKGEWYTLPEAGSPNLSTILACSVIGDDVYIIGDVKVLKSSCNNLVMAESDNIVWAELSAVLNEEDEDFHPFSVVDVNGEPMIIASISGSEDDMTCVLMKDTTDTWRKMSETVECQHCSAVVVTPTLELLLFGGSGNVQLAEGTDVCRNGTLIPVLNIWENTPQKIPIVITQPPAVSFTGPIHSQQFDHKGGTFQSPVHKVSIVVPSNAIDDGENITIHMGATTNGPFDLPEDCKLRSAVVWLGSASEVVLKRSIAVVVPHSAVFISPQHHSMMRFLTCEDCEGPRYKFQRSKSKFEIAPGYGVITIQKLAMVAIVSQSESIVANGSVEENVDNKLIDVPACYTAKLFWPLKSLPVSFKADVFCVQDIPTELYKVDTLCRKAYYKENVTHPEVVGTKLIIYGKKLKCVLPCDSSKECDCLTGWDVTPLSDVSELEENIGHYKIDSVKFSYKFNCCYPSAHLLCCFQFLGASRKETCTMPENVPKCLQSRFAKLGTYPPILLQSGVNTTTKDTGSSAGSHDQ, encoded by the exons ATGTCTGGTTTCTGGAGCTTGCTTGGCTATTCTTCAGCACAAGAGCTGTGTGACTCTGCGAAGTTCTCTGTAATCAAAAACATCACAATAACTGAAATTGAAATAGGTCGAGGTAGCTATGGAGTGATATATAAAGCAATTTATGGGGGAAAGGAATGTGTAGCCAAAGAAATTCACCACAACTTAATAGTAGAAGATTTTAATACTGTTGTGGGTTCCTTTGTCAAAGAGATTGACATTCTTAGCACATTGAGGCATCCAAGCATAGTACACTTTCTAGGCGTTCATTTTAAAGAAGGATTAGATGTACCAATACTTATCATGGAGAAGATGTGGATGAACTTAACTACGTTGCTATCAGAAAAACAATCCATCCCACTTGTGATCAAGGTTGGTATCCTCAAAGATGTAGCTTGTGGCTTGAAGTATTTACACAGTCAAGAACCTCCAGTAATTCATCGTGACCTCACAGCCAACAATATTTTGCTTAACAAAAATTTGGATGCTAAAATAGCTGATCTCGGATTATCTAAAGCTGTGGAAGCAATAGCTAGGCAACGCATGTCAACTGCTCTAGGAACTCTAGCATGCATGCCTCCTGAATCACTGCAACGCAATCCAGTGTACACAGCTAACTTAGATATGTTCTCGTTTGGTTGTGTTATTGTCCATACAGTCACACAAGAGTTTCCTACTCCAACTGATCTATATGAATCATCAGAGGTAAACAAGAAtgattttttgaaaatttctgAACTCAATAGGAGGAAAAAATACGTTGACAAAATGAGCGAACAGTACCCAAGCTTAACATACCTTGCCACAGCTTGCTTAAAAGATTCACCAGAGCATAGACCAAATGCTGAAACAGTGCATAAGTGGTTTGAGGAATACTGGAAGAAGCGAGGAACAGAAGAAAGTCAGTTGAAGGCACTTTTTGACTGTTATCAGTTGGACAGGTATTCATTGATTTCATCACTTGACTCTCAATCTACTAAAGCTGAGGAATTACAGACAACAGTTGAGTTATTTAGGTCAGAAGTGCAGAAGCTCACACACTCCACCTTATCAAAAGATGAGAAAATTTCTAGTTTACAAAAACGTAATAATGACCAACAAGTCAGTATACAAAGTCAACAATCAGAAATTGATCAGTTAAAATCTCAATGTGAGAAACTGTCACAGCAATCTAATAGTGAAATTGTTATGAATCTGAGTTCCATGCTGAGACAGGAACAAGAAGATATGAAGGAGAAACAGGAAGAAATCAAGAATCTGAAAATAAAACTGAATAATTTGGAGAAGAGTTACACAAAGTTGAAAAGAGAGAATGAAGAAGCTGAGCATAAAATACAGCAAGATGATAAGTTGCATTCAAAGAAAGAAGCAGAATTTATCCAGAACATTGAAGTCTTATCCAATGAGAAAAAAGAACTGTGCAGTCAGGTTCAAAATTACGTTGCCGATTTGCAAAACATGCAGAAGGAGGTTAAAGAACTTAAAGGGGAACTACAAAAGACTGAGCACATCAACAAGACAATAGAAATCACAAGTGTTGACAAGCAGCCTGAGGCTGTGGAAAATGATGAACTAACAACTAATGATAGTGTCTTTCCTAATGAAGAGAGAAAACTTCAGGATCAAATGCAAAGTATGTCTGCACAGGTGATGCAGGTGCAAAAAGAAAATGAAGAGCTTAAAAGTAAATTAGAGCAAAAAGAGAAGGAACACCACCAATTCAAAGAAGAAGTTAAGGAGAAATTGGAGTTCTGGAAAATCAAGGCTGAAACATTAACTAATAAAGATGCTGCAAATGAGTTGGAAGCAGAGAAACAGAAAGTAGATCAAGAAAAGGAGAAGCTTAAACAACAGCTAAAAGCAGCTAATGAACTTAGCAACAAATGTCTTACAGAATTTAATAAAAATGTTATGGAAAAGCAAATTGCAAGTGAGAGTTATGATCAAAGGGTAAGGCAGATGCATCAGTGTCTTACTAGTTTAGAAAAGCAGAGAAAAGAGATTTCAGAATTAAAACAAAAGTTGTCGAATGCTAAATCTATTAGCAGGCTGCAACTGGATGAAAAGTCTTTACGTTTATCATTGATGCTGCCTCAGCTAAATGCTTGTCAACAAAGGCTTGAAGTCAAAGATAAAGAACTTGGTGATATGCAATTACAAAATGAGAATCTTCAAAACTTACTAGAAAAGGTATCAAAGTTACACACAACTGCCCAACAAGAACTTGAAAACTACAAAGTAGCTTATAAAGAAGAAGCAAAACTCTCACAAGAAGTGAAGTTTAATTCTGATGTGCTATTACCAGCAGACCTACAGAAGTGTGTCAGAGAGAAGGAAAAAGAAGTGACAGTGCTGAATGAAACTCTTCAGAAATACCATGAAGCTAAGTTGCAGCTTCAAGATAAGATTAAAAATTTAGAGAAACAAATCAAGAGCCTGACTGCATCTTACAGCAAGTCAAGCCGTCAACTGGAATCTAAGCTGAAAGAAAAATCGAAGTTTATCGAAACACTAGAGAAGAAGAGCTCTACTGGGCACTATAGTCACTATCATTACAGCCTTCATTGGTCTCCATATTTATCACTTCCTGTTAGGAGGATTAAACCAACTGCTGCTGTTGTTAAAGATAAGGTATTTGTGACTGGAGGATACCAGAATGTTTGTCCTCAAGGAAGAGAATTAAATTCTTAcctaaaattcttagagagagGTAATGAGGTATTCTGTTTCCACACAACAAAGTGTAGGTGTTATTCCATAGCTAGTCCAGTAGTGTTGGGAGGTGTAGCCAGTGTGAATGGTCAGTGTGTACTGGTCAGTGGAGCTGAAGGGAACACTCTGACTGGGAATGTGTACGTGTTGTGTGAGGAAGGATCAGATGAACAATGGAAGAAGTTCAGTGAACCTGTCCCAACTCCTCGGATACTgccatgtgtgtgttgttatgaTGAGAGGTGGATGATCGTATGTGGAGGATGTGCCTGTAAAGAAGGATCCAATTTGTTAGAAGCAGTGAATGCGGTGGAGATTCTTGACACCGCCAAAGGAGAATGGTATACATTGCCAGAAGCTGGTAGCCCTAATTTATCCACAATTTTGGCATGTAGTGTAATTGGAGATGATGTATACATCATTGGAGATGTTAAAGTTTTGAAAAGCAGTTGTAATAATTTGGTGATGGCAGAATCAGACAATATAGTTTGGGCTGAATTATCTGCTGTGTTAAATGAAGAGGATGAAGATTTCCATCCATTTAGTGTAGTAGATGTTAATGGAGAGCCGATGATCATTGCCAGTATTAGTGGTAGTGAAGATGATATGACTTGTGTTTTAATGAAggacacaacagacacatgGAGGAAGATGAGTGAAACTGTAGAGTGTCAACATTGTTCAGCTGTGGTAGTAACTCCCACACTAGAACTATTGCTGTTTGGAGGATCAGGAAATGTTCAATTAGCTGAGGGAACTGACGTTTGTCGGAATGGAACCCTAATTCCAGTTTTGAATATATGGG AAAATACACCTCAAAAGATTCCAATTGTTATAACTCAACCTCCTGCTGTCTCCTTCACTGGACCCATCCACTCTCAACAGTTTGACCACAAAGGAGGAACATTTCAGTCTCCAGTCCACAAAGTATCAATAGTGGTTCCTTCTAATGCTATTGATGATGGTGAGAATATTACGATTCACATGGGAGCCACAACAAATGGACCATTTGATCTACCTGAAGATTGTAAACTAAGAAGTGCAGTAGTGTGGCTGGGTAGTGCAAGTGAAGTGGTGTTGAAGAGAAGCATAGCAGTAGTAGTACCTCATTCAGCAGTGTTCATTAGTCCCCAACATCACTCCATGATGAGGTTCCTAACATGTGAGGATTGTGAAGGTCCCAGGTACAAGTTTCAACGTAGTAAAAGCAAGTTTGAAATAGCCCCAGGGTATGGGGTGATCACAATACAAAAGCTTGCTATGGTAGCTATTGTATCACAGTCGGAATCCATTGTGGCCAATGGATCTGTTGAAGAAAATGTAGACAACAAATTAATTGATGTCcctgcatgctacacagcaaagtTGTTTTGGCCACTGAAGTCTCTACCTGTCTCTTTCAAAGCTGATGTGTTTTGTGTTCAGGACATTCCTACAGAATTATATAAG GTGGACACATTATGTAGAAAAGCATACTACAAGGAGAATGTAACACATCCAGAAGTTGTAGggacaaaattgataatttaTGGAAAAAAATTGAAGTGTGTTCTTCCTTGTGATAGTTCCAAAGAGTGTGATTGCTTAACCGGTTGGGATGTGACCCCTCTGAGTGATGTTAGTGAGCTCGAG GAGAATATAGGCCACTACAAGATTGATTCAGTCAAGTTTTCTTACAAATTCAATTGCTGTTATCCCAGTGCTCACCTATTGTGTTGTTTTCAGTTTCTAGGAGCAAGCAGAAAAGAAACTTGTACTATGCCAGAAAA TGTTCCTAAATGTCTCCAATCAAGATTTGCTAAGCTTGGTACATATCCTCCCATTCTACTACAGTCTGGTGTGAACACTACTACCAAAG ATACTGGGAGTagtgctggatcacatgatcaat AA
- the LOC136240143 gene encoding serine/threonine-protein kinase TAO3-like isoform X1 → MSGFWSLLGYSSAQELCDSAKFSVIKNITITEIEIGRGSYGVIYKAIYGGKECVAKEIHHNLIVEDFNTVVGSFVKEIDILSTLRHPSIVHFLGVHFKEGLDVPILIMEKMWMNLTTLLSEKQSIPLVIKVGILKDVACGLKYLHSQEPPVIHRDLTANNILLNKNLDAKIADLGLSKAVEAIARQRMSTALGTLACMPPESLQRNPVYTANLDMFSFGCVIVHTVTQEFPTPTDLYESSEVNKNDFLKISELNRRKKYVDKMSEQYPSLTYLATACLKDSPEHRPNAETVHKWFEEYWKKRGTEESQLKALFDCYQLDRYSLISSLDSQSTKAEELQTTVELFRSEVQKLTHSTLSKDEKISSLQKRNNDQQVSIQSQQSEIDQLKSQCEKLSQQSNSEIVMNLSSMLRQEQEDMKEKQEEIKNLKIKLNNLEKSYTKLKRENEEAEHKIQQDDKLHSKKEAEFIQNIEVLSNEKKELCSQVQNYVADLQNMQKEVKELKGELQKTEHINKTIEITSVDKQPEAVENDELTTNDSVFPNEERKLQDQMQSMSAQVMQVQKENEELKSKLEQKEKEHHQFKEEVKEKLEFWKIKAETLTNKDAANELEAEKQKVDQEKEKLKQQLKAANELSNKCLTEFNKNVMEKQIASESYDQRVRQMHQCLTSLEKQRKEISELKQKLSNAKSISRLQLDEKSLRLSLMLPQLNACQQRLEVKDKELGDMQLQNENLQNLLEKVSKLHTTAQQELENYKVAYKEEAKLSQEVKFNSDVLLPADLQKCVREKEKEVTVLNETLQKYHEAKLQLQDKIKNLEKQIKSLTASYSKSSRQLESKLKEKSKFIETLEKKSSTGHYSHYHYSLHWSPYLSLPVRRIKPTAAVVKDKVFVTGGYQNVCPQGRELNSYLKFLERGNEVFCFHTTKCRCYSIASPVVLGGVASVNGQCVLVSGAEGNTLTGNVYVLCEEGSDEQWKKFSEPVPTPRILPCVCCYDERWMIVCGGCACKEGSNLLEAVNAVEILDTAKGEWYTLPEAGSPNLSTILACSVIGDDVYIIGDVKVLKSSCNNLVMAESDNIVWAELSAVLNEEDEDFHPFSVVDVNGEPMIIASISGSEDDMTCVLMKDTTDTWRKMSETVECQHCSAVVVTPTLELLLFGGSGNVQLAEGTDVCRNGTLIPVLNIWENTPQKIPIVITQPPAVSFTGPIHSQQFDHKGGTFQSPVHKVSIVVPSNAIDDGENITIHMGATTNGPFDLPEDCKLRSAVVWLGSASEVVLKRSIAVVVPHSAVFISPQHHSMMRFLTCEDCEGPRYKFQRSKSKFEIAPGYGVITIQKLAMVAIVSQSESIVANGSVEENVDNKLIDVPACYTAKLFWPLKSLPVSFKADVFCVQDIPTELYKVDTLCRKAYYKENVTHPEVVGTKLIIYGKKLKCVLPCDSSKECDCLTGWDVTPLSDVSELEENIGHYKIDSVKFSYKFNCCYPSAHLLCCFQFLGASRKETCTMPENVPKCLQSRFAKLGTYPPILLQSGVNTTTKDTGSSAGSHDQCM, encoded by the exons ATGTCTGGTTTCTGGAGCTTGCTTGGCTATTCTTCAGCACAAGAGCTGTGTGACTCTGCGAAGTTCTCTGTAATCAAAAACATCACAATAACTGAAATTGAAATAGGTCGAGGTAGCTATGGAGTGATATATAAAGCAATTTATGGGGGAAAGGAATGTGTAGCCAAAGAAATTCACCACAACTTAATAGTAGAAGATTTTAATACTGTTGTGGGTTCCTTTGTCAAAGAGATTGACATTCTTAGCACATTGAGGCATCCAAGCATAGTACACTTTCTAGGCGTTCATTTTAAAGAAGGATTAGATGTACCAATACTTATCATGGAGAAGATGTGGATGAACTTAACTACGTTGCTATCAGAAAAACAATCCATCCCACTTGTGATCAAGGTTGGTATCCTCAAAGATGTAGCTTGTGGCTTGAAGTATTTACACAGTCAAGAACCTCCAGTAATTCATCGTGACCTCACAGCCAACAATATTTTGCTTAACAAAAATTTGGATGCTAAAATAGCTGATCTCGGATTATCTAAAGCTGTGGAAGCAATAGCTAGGCAACGCATGTCAACTGCTCTAGGAACTCTAGCATGCATGCCTCCTGAATCACTGCAACGCAATCCAGTGTACACAGCTAACTTAGATATGTTCTCGTTTGGTTGTGTTATTGTCCATACAGTCACACAAGAGTTTCCTACTCCAACTGATCTATATGAATCATCAGAGGTAAACAAGAAtgattttttgaaaatttctgAACTCAATAGGAGGAAAAAATACGTTGACAAAATGAGCGAACAGTACCCAAGCTTAACATACCTTGCCACAGCTTGCTTAAAAGATTCACCAGAGCATAGACCAAATGCTGAAACAGTGCATAAGTGGTTTGAGGAATACTGGAAGAAGCGAGGAACAGAAGAAAGTCAGTTGAAGGCACTTTTTGACTGTTATCAGTTGGACAGGTATTCATTGATTTCATCACTTGACTCTCAATCTACTAAAGCTGAGGAATTACAGACAACAGTTGAGTTATTTAGGTCAGAAGTGCAGAAGCTCACACACTCCACCTTATCAAAAGATGAGAAAATTTCTAGTTTACAAAAACGTAATAATGACCAACAAGTCAGTATACAAAGTCAACAATCAGAAATTGATCAGTTAAAATCTCAATGTGAGAAACTGTCACAGCAATCTAATAGTGAAATTGTTATGAATCTGAGTTCCATGCTGAGACAGGAACAAGAAGATATGAAGGAGAAACAGGAAGAAATCAAGAATCTGAAAATAAAACTGAATAATTTGGAGAAGAGTTACACAAAGTTGAAAAGAGAGAATGAAGAAGCTGAGCATAAAATACAGCAAGATGATAAGTTGCATTCAAAGAAAGAAGCAGAATTTATCCAGAACATTGAAGTCTTATCCAATGAGAAAAAAGAACTGTGCAGTCAGGTTCAAAATTACGTTGCCGATTTGCAAAACATGCAGAAGGAGGTTAAAGAACTTAAAGGGGAACTACAAAAGACTGAGCACATCAACAAGACAATAGAAATCACAAGTGTTGACAAGCAGCCTGAGGCTGTGGAAAATGATGAACTAACAACTAATGATAGTGTCTTTCCTAATGAAGAGAGAAAACTTCAGGATCAAATGCAAAGTATGTCTGCACAGGTGATGCAGGTGCAAAAAGAAAATGAAGAGCTTAAAAGTAAATTAGAGCAAAAAGAGAAGGAACACCACCAATTCAAAGAAGAAGTTAAGGAGAAATTGGAGTTCTGGAAAATCAAGGCTGAAACATTAACTAATAAAGATGCTGCAAATGAGTTGGAAGCAGAGAAACAGAAAGTAGATCAAGAAAAGGAGAAGCTTAAACAACAGCTAAAAGCAGCTAATGAACTTAGCAACAAATGTCTTACAGAATTTAATAAAAATGTTATGGAAAAGCAAATTGCAAGTGAGAGTTATGATCAAAGGGTAAGGCAGATGCATCAGTGTCTTACTAGTTTAGAAAAGCAGAGAAAAGAGATTTCAGAATTAAAACAAAAGTTGTCGAATGCTAAATCTATTAGCAGGCTGCAACTGGATGAAAAGTCTTTACGTTTATCATTGATGCTGCCTCAGCTAAATGCTTGTCAACAAAGGCTTGAAGTCAAAGATAAAGAACTTGGTGATATGCAATTACAAAATGAGAATCTTCAAAACTTACTAGAAAAGGTATCAAAGTTACACACAACTGCCCAACAAGAACTTGAAAACTACAAAGTAGCTTATAAAGAAGAAGCAAAACTCTCACAAGAAGTGAAGTTTAATTCTGATGTGCTATTACCAGCAGACCTACAGAAGTGTGTCAGAGAGAAGGAAAAAGAAGTGACAGTGCTGAATGAAACTCTTCAGAAATACCATGAAGCTAAGTTGCAGCTTCAAGATAAGATTAAAAATTTAGAGAAACAAATCAAGAGCCTGACTGCATCTTACAGCAAGTCAAGCCGTCAACTGGAATCTAAGCTGAAAGAAAAATCGAAGTTTATCGAAACACTAGAGAAGAAGAGCTCTACTGGGCACTATAGTCACTATCATTACAGCCTTCATTGGTCTCCATATTTATCACTTCCTGTTAGGAGGATTAAACCAACTGCTGCTGTTGTTAAAGATAAGGTATTTGTGACTGGAGGATACCAGAATGTTTGTCCTCAAGGAAGAGAATTAAATTCTTAcctaaaattcttagagagagGTAATGAGGTATTCTGTTTCCACACAACAAAGTGTAGGTGTTATTCCATAGCTAGTCCAGTAGTGTTGGGAGGTGTAGCCAGTGTGAATGGTCAGTGTGTACTGGTCAGTGGAGCTGAAGGGAACACTCTGACTGGGAATGTGTACGTGTTGTGTGAGGAAGGATCAGATGAACAATGGAAGAAGTTCAGTGAACCTGTCCCAACTCCTCGGATACTgccatgtgtgtgttgttatgaTGAGAGGTGGATGATCGTATGTGGAGGATGTGCCTGTAAAGAAGGATCCAATTTGTTAGAAGCAGTGAATGCGGTGGAGATTCTTGACACCGCCAAAGGAGAATGGTATACATTGCCAGAAGCTGGTAGCCCTAATTTATCCACAATTTTGGCATGTAGTGTAATTGGAGATGATGTATACATCATTGGAGATGTTAAAGTTTTGAAAAGCAGTTGTAATAATTTGGTGATGGCAGAATCAGACAATATAGTTTGGGCTGAATTATCTGCTGTGTTAAATGAAGAGGATGAAGATTTCCATCCATTTAGTGTAGTAGATGTTAATGGAGAGCCGATGATCATTGCCAGTATTAGTGGTAGTGAAGATGATATGACTTGTGTTTTAATGAAggacacaacagacacatgGAGGAAGATGAGTGAAACTGTAGAGTGTCAACATTGTTCAGCTGTGGTAGTAACTCCCACACTAGAACTATTGCTGTTTGGAGGATCAGGAAATGTTCAATTAGCTGAGGGAACTGACGTTTGTCGGAATGGAACCCTAATTCCAGTTTTGAATATATGGG AAAATACACCTCAAAAGATTCCAATTGTTATAACTCAACCTCCTGCTGTCTCCTTCACTGGACCCATCCACTCTCAACAGTTTGACCACAAAGGAGGAACATTTCAGTCTCCAGTCCACAAAGTATCAATAGTGGTTCCTTCTAATGCTATTGATGATGGTGAGAATATTACGATTCACATGGGAGCCACAACAAATGGACCATTTGATCTACCTGAAGATTGTAAACTAAGAAGTGCAGTAGTGTGGCTGGGTAGTGCAAGTGAAGTGGTGTTGAAGAGAAGCATAGCAGTAGTAGTACCTCATTCAGCAGTGTTCATTAGTCCCCAACATCACTCCATGATGAGGTTCCTAACATGTGAGGATTGTGAAGGTCCCAGGTACAAGTTTCAACGTAGTAAAAGCAAGTTTGAAATAGCCCCAGGGTATGGGGTGATCACAATACAAAAGCTTGCTATGGTAGCTATTGTATCACAGTCGGAATCCATTGTGGCCAATGGATCTGTTGAAGAAAATGTAGACAACAAATTAATTGATGTCcctgcatgctacacagcaaagtTGTTTTGGCCACTGAAGTCTCTACCTGTCTCTTTCAAAGCTGATGTGTTTTGTGTTCAGGACATTCCTACAGAATTATATAAG GTGGACACATTATGTAGAAAAGCATACTACAAGGAGAATGTAACACATCCAGAAGTTGTAGggacaaaattgataatttaTGGAAAAAAATTGAAGTGTGTTCTTCCTTGTGATAGTTCCAAAGAGTGTGATTGCTTAACCGGTTGGGATGTGACCCCTCTGAGTGATGTTAGTGAGCTCGAG GAGAATATAGGCCACTACAAGATTGATTCAGTCAAGTTTTCTTACAAATTCAATTGCTGTTATCCCAGTGCTCACCTATTGTGTTGTTTTCAGTTTCTAGGAGCAAGCAGAAAAGAAACTTGTACTATGCCAGAAAA TGTTCCTAAATGTCTCCAATCAAGATTTGCTAAGCTTGGTACATATCCTCCCATTCTACTACAGTCTGGTGTGAACACTACTACCAAAG ATACTGGGAGTagtgctggatcacatgatcaatgtATGTAA